A stretch of DNA from Sugiyamaella lignohabitans strain CBS 10342 chromosome B, complete sequence:
CTCTAATCCATGAGGGCTACAGTGTTGATAGAGTTCATGACTTGAGTAAGATTGACAAGTGGTTCCTTTACAAGTTAATGAACATTGTTaaccaacaaaagaagCTTGAAAGCATTAGCTCCTTGTACGGAATTACTCATGAAACTATGCTAGAGTCCAAGCAGTTGGGCTTTTCAGACCACCAAATTGCTCTTGCCGTTGGTTCTACCGAACTTGAAGTCCGTGCCCGCCGTACTAGCTTCGGCATTCGTCCTTTTGTGAAGAAAATCGATaccctggctgctgaaTTCCCTGCTGATACCAATTACTTGTACACCACCTACAATGCCACTGAGCATGACGTTGAATTTGATGAACATGGTATTATGGTTCTTGGTTCCGGTGTCTACCGTATTGGATCATCCGTAGAGTTTGATTGGTGTGCTGTTAGTACTGCTCGTGCTCTACGTGAAATGGGAAAGCGTACTATCATGGTTAACTACAACCCTGAAACTGTCTCCACTGATTTCGATGAAGTTGATAGACtatattttgaagaattgaGCTACGAACGTGTTATGGATATCTATGAATTGGAACATGCTAGTGGCGTTGTTGTTTCCGTCGGCGGTCAATTGCCCCAAAACATTGCTCTCAAGCTTCAAGAGCAAGGTGGTGCTAAGGTTCTAGGTACTGATCCTCGAGATATTGACCAGGCCGAGGATAGACATAAGTTCTCTTCTATTCTCGACTCTATTGGAGTTGACCAACCTGCTTGGAAGGAGTTGACCTCTGTTTCGGAGGCCAAAGATTTTGCTGATAAGGTTGGCTTCCCTGTTTTAGTTCGTCCTTCTTATGTGTtatctggtgctgctatgTCTGTTATTAGAGACGAATCTGAGCTTGAGGCTAAGTTAACCAATGCTGCCAGCGTTTCTCCAGATCACCCTGTTGTCATTACTAAGTTCATTGAGGGTGCTCAGGAAATTGATGTCGATGGTGTTGCTTCTAATGGTAAACTTTTGGTCCATGCTGTTTCTGAGCACATCGAAAACGCTGGTGTCCACTCTGGTGATGCTTCCTTGATTCTCCCTCCTGTTAACCTTGAGGAACCTATTATGGCCAGAGTTaaggagattgctgaaaAAGTTGCTAAGGCTTGGAAGATTACTGGTCCTTTCAACATGCAGATcattaaaaacaaagatGAGCTTAAGGTCATTGAATGTAACATCCGTGCTTCCCGTTCTTTCCCATTTGTTTCTAAGGTCCTAGGTACCAactttattgatattgctACCAAGGCACTTGTCAACAAAGATGTCCCAGAGCCAGTTGACTTGATGCAGAAGTCTCATGATTATGTTGCTATCAAGGTCCCTCAATTTTCATTTACTCGtttggctggtgctgatcCATTCCTTGGTGTCGAAATGGCATCAACTGGTGAAGTTGCTTGTTTTGGTAAAGATGTCATTGAAGCCTACTGGGCTGCTATTCAGTCCACCATGAACTTCAAGGTTCCCAAGCCTCCTTCTGGTTTGCtctttggtggtgatgttaCTAAAGAAGATCTGGGTTTGGTTGCCTCTACCCTTCTGCCACTTGGATACAAGTACTATGTTGCCAAGCCTGAGGTCAAGGAATATCTTGAATCCAAGCTGAATGGTGCTACTAAGATTGAAGTTATTGAGCTGCCCAAGAATGATAAGCGTAAACTTGGTGAAGTTTTTGAACAATTCAATATCCGTGGTGTTTTCAACCTTGCCAAAGCCCGCGCTGAGTCGTACACTGACGAGGACTATCTCATGCGTCGTAATGCAATTGACTTCGGTCTCCCACTTTTCAACGAACCCCGTACTGCTGTCCTTTTCGCTCAGACTTTGGCTGCTAAACTCCCTGCTCGTCTCGAAGCTCAAGCCAGCCAAAGCAAGGAGATCCCCACTGAAGTCAAAAGATGGAGTGAATTTATTGGTGGTAGATCTATTGTATAAAATGACACCTATACATACGTATATTAATACATTTACTAATGAATAAATCAAATATCAACATAGCAAGGCCCTGCCAGAATTAGTTTTGGACTGGATTCAGATCAAGGTTATCTTGATCACGTGCCTTTTGTTCGATTCGTGTTGCACCTCGGCTGTATTGTGTCATATGTATTCCAGCGGCTTAAGTGGATATCAGTGGGGGTATTAATACCGAGCTAGCGAATGTTACCCTAAGACATTGTGAAGTAGAACACTTATCAGGACAACTAGAAATCAAGTCAACTATTAATTACTTCTTAAATATGTCGCTTCTTGTCACCAATCACCCTGTTTACACACGTGTTGTCAAGCTTTTAGAGACTACCGGTAAGTTTGTTCCATTTGCGTACCACGAGAGCTTGGTTTGAGTCTTCACTATATAAGATACTAACAAGCTACAGTTGGTAGAGACAAGCTTCTTCGTTTGGTTCAGTATTTTGCTAGATTTTTGTCATATTATCTCTACAGACAAGGTTATACCAAGGTTCACATCGAGCGATGGAAAACTGTTCAGACACAGTTGGCTCTATCCCGTAAATTGTTTCGTGTTGGTAAACCCCTGGGTAACTTCAAGCTAGCTGCTACTAGCTACCACCAGAAGACTGCTGATCCCGTTCTGCGTGCTACTGCTATAATTAAGAACCTCGCTTTTGGTGGCTATTTGACTTTGGATACTCTTGTGTGGCTCCATGGTTCCAAGGTTAGACAATTCTCGCTTGAGAGATTCAGCACAATTCAAAGATCTGCTTATAAGCTGTGGGCCCTTGCTCTTTTGTCTGGAATCGTTAACAGTCTATACCGTATCCAGCAAGCATCCAAAGCCCAGGCTGCTTTATTAAGCGAAAAGGAGAAGGATGCTGCCAGCATTAAGAAGGTTGATTTGGAAAAGAAGGCTGCTGTTACACAACTTGTCTGGGACGCCTTGGATACCACTATCCCTCTCAGTGCCTTGAAATATGTTGATCTCGATGACGGTATTGTGGGTCTTGCCGGTCTTATTACTTCTTATCTTGGTCTCAAGCAGATCTGGTAGAATTATAACTCTCACATGTATTTCTCCATgtatttctatttctatatacaaaatatatGGAATGATATCATTTTTAAGCTTAACGGCCTTTATAGCTTCGTCTTAGAGTCAAGTCTGGCATCGGGCTAAACTGCAGAGCTTATCCGTGGAGTGTGGCCTGCATTTCTCCCCGCCCAAAGTACAATACGCATATTAGATTTGAATTGCATTAAAGGACTACGATAGTCTACCGATAAGAGCTGGATGTGGAACCAGCGTGCTTTAATAGAAGTCTACGACAAGATCCGAGGGAGAGTggtataaaaaaaaactactACCTGCTATTAAAAAGTAGTTGATGAGGCATTAATAGGTTatacttcttttttttggattgcATTCCCAACGATTGTCTTCACTTTTGTAGTACCATCAACATGAGCGCGCCGGCTCAGCAAAACCCAAGATCACAAGCACCAGCGGTAGCTGGTACGAGACCCCAGGGACAGACTGGTTTACAACGTCGACGTGTTTATGACTTTGCAGAGACTgctgaaaaaatattagcCAAGTATGCTGATGAGCCGGCTAGTCTTGATTTGCATATACATCATACACATTATAGATTTGGAAATCAAGAGGGCATTCTACAGAAAAACACTTCTGCTATCAAAACattttttgaatatataGCATCGGGTGAGATTCCTCCTGCAGCGACCGAAGTATTCCGTGACTCGGGAATCAGGTTTTATAGTGGTTGCATTATTGTCAAACTAATTGATCATAGAAGCCTACCTGTTCAAGCTGGACAACAGCAAGATGAACGTGAAACATCAGGCGACAGCTCCAAGTCATCAGGAACAGTGGCCAATTCtaatagcagcaccaacgTAAATGGTAATAATAAGCCGGAGGCGAGTAATTCCTCTAGCGTGGCTACGGCATCTAAATCTCCGGAACCTGCATCATACCGAGTGTTGCTTAGGCCAACGTCGTTGTCACTTTGGCATGATCTTTTATATACGGCAGATACAAGTCATGGAAGGTTCACTGACCAGCTGGCTCTTAATATGGAATCTGAAATTCTGACACTAACGCATCGTAACGTTGATCTTCGTGTTTTTGAACGACCACGGGCCacttttgaagaatattCCCTTTTTGAAACAAACAATATAGCTAAAAAGGAGATCAAAAAGACTTCTCTACCTGTTGAAGACTCCCGTAGGGATAGTCTACGACAACTGCATAAATACAGACTTACGGTACctaaaaagagaaaaggTTTACATGAAGATCTGGTTCATCATGGCACTGAGTATGAAGAGCTTATGCTCACCATGGATGACAAGCGACAGGCAACTGCGAATCCTACTGGcggtgtttctggtggACAGTTTATGAGATTGAGTTTTATTGAACAACTAcggaaaaagaaagagagaatGAGGTTATTGGGTCAACAACAGCGAATACAACAACAGGTCCAGCAACCCCAGGGAGGTGCTGTTAGTCCTGTggtttctgcttctgctcaACCTCAGCAACCCGGACAAACTCCATATGGCCAAGGAGGAATCAAGCAACCTCAGGCGCAAACCCAGGCCCAAGCTCAAGTTCAAATGCAGATGCAAATGCAAttacaacatcaacattctcaacaacacctgcaacagcagcagcaacaacaacaacagcagcagcagcagcagcagcagcatccacCACAACATCTTctacagcaacagcagcaggcagCTGCAAATGGAACCTTTATGACAGGAGCCTCGACCGTATCAATTAATAGGCCAACATCATTTTCCTCAGGGTTAGTCTTCGATAGTAATTCCGACAAGCGTAATAATGGAGGAAATGGGTCGGCTAGTTCACCAGGCAACAAGGCTGGTCagaaggctgctgccaagcCGAAAGGAAAACAAGCTGGTAAAACAGTGCCGGGAAAGACTATCCCTGGAAAGACCGTTCCAGGCAAAACAACAACGATACCCACAGCCAAGCCTCGGGCTCGTGCCAAAAAAGATCCTAAAGACCCTAAAGCCAAAAAGACTGTTCCAGGGTCTGTACctaataattaattaattaattaatgaATTTCAGTGTAATCCAGAACAGCTGGTGATGTACGGCTGTCATGTAACTTTATAGCTTCATGAGCAGTCGGCATTGCAAACATCTGCATCAATTACAGAAAAGCCCCGATATTGGATCGTATTTTCGTGTCACTATGTCTGGTATGGAGCCACTGGAGGTTTTTGTAACAGAGGTAGAGAGACCGAATGACTTACTTAACACACCTATCAACATTGATACGGCGAAAGTACTAGAAGTGTTTGAGTACTACAAAGATCTCAGTACTCTTCAATTTGAGACCATTGTGAAATCTCTGTTGTACAGACTAGTTCAATCTGAAAACGAGACCGCTATCCCTTTAATATGCATCACTTTAGACAGTGTGTTATTGCTGTCGAAGCAGGGGAAATGTGAGTTTTCTTTGACTCATGGCCTTATAGAAGATCTGTTTGAGATTCAGACGATTTCTTGGTGCCAAACGTTTTGGCCTTATCTCATTTCAAGAGAGTCTCAGATAGCCCGTAATCTTTCCGGTATGAAGGCCCCTGGAACAACCCTTATTCGCCTGTGTAATTCCTTGGTCCGGCGGCTTTCAAAAAGTCGAGATGGGGAATTCTCTGGTCAGATCGCCATGTTCTTAGCTCGTGCGTTCCCTCTAAATGAAAAGTCCGGTTTGAACATGAGAGGAACATTCAATGTCGAAAATGTGACGATATATGAATCAGCACCACCTGCTGTTCCTAATTCTTTGGAGTCTTTATCAATGGAAGTCGATGAGAATCAACAAGAAGAGACGATAAAGGAGACTGAGGAAGGCCAACTTGTGACGGGTGACCCTTCGACAGCTCCAGGAGAGGCTGATAAGACTGCACCATCTGGAGACGAAGTCAATCCAAGTATCCCCTCACATATACAAGAATCTACACTAGATATGCCTAGTTCTACACCATCGACACCAATTCCATCTGTACTTTCAACACCATCTCCAGAAGACACTAATTATTCAGATTTCTGGTCACTACAGTCCATTTTATCCAACCCAACAATTTTATTCACAAATGAGAAGGAGATGTCTCCTTTTAAGAGAAAAGTGAAAAAGGTGATGGCCCTTTTCTTAGCAACAGATGAAAAGAGTCATACCTCACATGACCCTAAACGGACAAGAAATGGGTCTCAACACGAACAGGCCACAACTCACAAAAAGCCTATTTCTCCTTCGAACCTTTCAATGGAATCTGAAAAGGCATTTGTTCCTAAATGGCTTACCAAACGAGATTTGTTCGAACTTCAACTTAAAGATGCTGCATTTAGGAGGTCATTTCTCGTTCAACTGTATATTATAAGCGATTTTCTACTCGGTCAGTCTTCAAGAGCTAAAGAATTCTGGAATTCTTTACCAGCTAGCAATCGAAGTGTAATGTTTCCATATGTGCTAAAGGGGTCAGAGaggaaatatttttcagatctAAATCAAACTATAAAGCAGCTTATCAGCGATGGTAGTTCAAAAAGTGATCTTAATAACCTTTTCGAAAAAACACTGACAACTACAATTTTCCGTGATCACAATTGGCAATATTGGAAGCTGCGCAACTGTCCCTCTTTCGAAAAGCCTTCCCTGGATGAGTCCTTGTACAGGGATATCTCAGAGAAATTTACTAGTAAACAGCAACCTCGTAAAAAATATTGGTTTTCTATGGGCACTGCAGCTTTAAGCAAAGCATGGAAAATTGAAACTGGGTTAGACAAACTGAAAGACCCTGAAAGATATGTTATTCCATCTGCAGTGGAATACTatgaaaaaataaagaaattGCGCAACCCCGATTCATCTGATGATTTAGACAATCAAAAGGACAAAGAGGAAAACTTGTCGTCTTTGACTTGGAGAGGTTTGCGAGCAGCTCGAGACCACGGTATGTGGTCCAAATTCAGTCAGGTTACTAAAGAAAGGGGATTTTCAGGACTGTTTGGAGAGCCAGATTCACATGATCAGGGGTCTGAATTGACCCGAGCAAGTTTGACCCCAGATTTTATACCAAGTGCGATCAAAGAAGATGAACAGCAGACAGTagttgataatgatgaaCCTAGCTCTAAAATCACGGACAGTACAGAAGGACTCACTGCGGTTGATGATGCTAGTGCCAATAGTACAGAAGAATCTACTACCGGTTTGAGTGTCTTACCGATACCAGAGATCGTATCAACTACGCCATTAGGAGCGGAGGATGGGGCTGGGACTCTTGTGTcatctgaaaaaaatgtgGTTACTGAATCAACAACCGCAATCGTCGAGATTTCTGTGGAGGGGGCACTAAAACGCACTGAACCAGATGGTCAACCTGACACGTCTAATGTTCCGGAGCCCAATGACGATAGTGATATTAACGAACCCCCTAAAAAACGAAGACGTAGTTCGCGAACTTCTGCCAAGCACAATGAAGACTAAGTCTTGTACATAATAGAGattctatatatattacaTTTTAGATACAAGTTTGCATGTAACGAATAAGCTAATCAAACTTGTATTTTCGactgctcttcttttccGCGCGTTGCTGTTTCATCAACAGCCGCTGGTTATTAGTCTTCTTCGAAATGGCATTCCACCGATCTATATCGTCCTGTTTCCTCTCTGGAGCAATATAAGCAGCCGAAACGATAGCCGAATGCAGTTTTCGAAAGCACAGCTCAACATTTTCGTCACGATTCCGTGTTTCTTGGCACGTAACTATTATAGAGCCTGATTTTGTAATATAAGGGAATTTACCAGGGGTTAGCTGAGACTTTATCAGAGGAGGGACCCATTTAGCATCGGTCCAAGACTGGGGATCCAATTTTATAGTCGCCTTTGTATTTAGCTTGTTCACATTCTGGCCGCCGGGACCAGAGGATCTTGCAAATGATATATTAAACGAGGGCCGTGGAATCTGATCGACTGTGAAGGCTTGCAGCCAAGTTCTATCTGACGATGAATAGCATCGTGTATTCGCATAGACAGTATAATTTATCAGATATTTGGACACTATGAGTCTGGCAGCCAAACTTATATTCAACGTTCCAAAGTTTAACCAAGGGGATAGAGGAATCCTGTGAGCGCCATTAGCCAACATGTGCAAAATTATAGGGTAATATCCACTAATTGCTTGCTGTCGTCGATCTGTTTGTTATATGCAAGTCTTTTAGCCGTGAGCCTAATTGTCCATTGGACCCGATATTCCAAAAACGAACAAGTAGGTGCAATACAATATTGTACAAATCACATCGCAATTaatccaaaaaatatccaaatgTTTTCTCGCGGTTTACGTCTTAgagctactgctgctgcaccaATTTTTAATCGAGGATTCCGGTCTTCAGTTGCCAACTTTGTCCAAGCTGGAGACAAGGTACCATCAGTTGAGGTATTTGAAGGTGCTCCGTCTAACTCTCTCAATTTGGCCAAGGAGACTTCCTCGGGTAAATACTTGATTGTTGGAGTTCCTGGTGCGTTCTCACCTGGGTGTAGTGCTCGACACGTCCCTGGTTATTATAAGAATTTCAAAGAATTCTCGGCCAAGGGCTTCAATGGTGTGTTCGTAATTGCTGTTAACGATGCTTTCGTAACTGGAGAGTGGGCTAAGACTTTAGAAGCTGCCTATTCTCCCAATTCTGCCATACGCTTTGTTGCTGACCACAGTGGCGAATTTTCCAAGGAGTGGGATACTTTGTTTGATGCTTCCAAGTTTTTCGGTAACAGTCGTACCAAGAGATATGCTGCCATTGTTGAGGACGGTGTTGTCAAGGCTGCATTTGTCGAGCCTGATTCTACCGGTATTTCTGTCTCTGAGGCAGAGTCTATTCTCGGAACTTTGTAATAAGtttatattaataaatcTCTATTCTGACTCTTCGTCGCCATCATCAATAACAATTTTTCGCTTTGGACGATATCCAGTATTTGAAGATTCGGATTCCTCTACAACTTCTTCACTATCACTATTATCTTTCgaaaaatcaaattctTTTTCAGCTCCACtatcctcctcatcttcattttcgAGTTCAGGGACGTTGgatccatttccatttgaCAAAATGGGTTAGGCTCTAGTTGGGCGACCACCTCTAGTACTAAAATCTTGAGCTTCCTTAATGGTATCTTCCAAATCTAAGGCTTCTTCTCGTGCCtctttaatttttttggccTTTGCCAGACTAAACCGCCCAGTCATTCCAATTTCATGGAGTTGGGCTGTCAAGAACTTTATACGAGCTTTATCATTGGGCAACGGATCCAAGATAGTGGGCCAACGTCGACGAACACCACATTTCAACAGCTGACTTTTGAGAgtgtttattttgttctGAGAATCAGATGACGAAACCTGAGTATTACCTCTGGGGTCTGGTGATTTATTAtgttttctctttttaaTTGGCGGAGGAGAAAGTTTCGATGATGCTTTGGTTGCTTTGCTAGGAAGTGATTCGTCAATTAattgaatattttcatcttcCGACGAGgattcagcttcttctttttgtttgctCAGATGATCCTTTTCTTTGGCTCGTGATTCGGTTTTGTTGTCTTCCGTAAATCTCTTAGATGGTTTTACTTTAGGTGCTGAGGAAACTACACCTTCCGTCACTTCAAGCTTTGCCCTCTAATACACCTTGTTAGTATAAGTAAATAATCGTCTTTAGTGTAACGCATATTTAAACCAAACTCACCACAACTTTGTCAACAACTGATTTGCTGATTGACTTCCAAGGTTCAGATTTAAAAAAGCTTGGGTCCAAACTAAGTTGACCGACTACTGTGTTCCGTATAGAGTTCACGGTGCTGGTATTAATATCCGCAACACGTGTTACTTCTTCAAGTGCAGCAACAATCTCGTCTTTATCATGATCCATTTTAGCCACTGAATTCAAGCTCTTAACTATCGATTCAGGGGATAATACAACTATCGCGTCTCCATTCCAGGACTGCgttcttatttatatgcaTATGATGGGAAGACCCTGCAGGATTTATTGTCCTCGATCCCCAGTTGAGCTAAAACTCCTTTAATATCAcagcaacaataataaagcGAGGTGGATACTTCTGACTTATAATAGATGCTATTGGTACCAATCCGTTCCTATAGAGCATTACTAAACTTTCTTAATTTCGACACGAAATACTCGACAATTATAAACATGGTTGGTCACATGACTTGTCAGTGTTCTAAGATGATGTGAGTTAGCTATCACTAACGATAGACATCACATTTACAACCTGACAATGACAAAAGAAGCAAATTCCACGATGCCGGATCAAAATAATCCGGAACTGACTAAACAATCATACAACTACGCAGTGTTGTCCCGTTATGATCCATTCATAGCTCAAATTATCTGTACTTCAGCGATTTGCAATGTGTACAAGTTTAATATCGAACAAGCCGAGTGGGATAAGATCAATTGCCAAGGCACGTTGTTTGTATATTCCAGGGCTGCCAAATCTCCAGATAACATTGGGGACTCCCAGAAGTTCCCTTACGGTCTAATAGTGCTCAATAGACTTAACGAATACAACTTTTCTCTTGGGGTGACCCCGTTGACGATATCAAAACGAACAGGCGATCCAGAGATGGAGTTCAAATTAGAAGATTCATTTATTATGGCACAAGCAGCGGATGGTGCAATGTATGGTCTATGGCTTTTTGATACAAAGGATAGAGAAACGATCTTGAACACTCTTCAGTGGTGCTTGTCGCAGTCGAtgtaaattatttttgtgACATATGCATAAATTGGCATGAACTAGACTTGTTCGAAACATATTCGTTCATTCAAAACTTCAACTCCTTAAAGGAAAACAGGAGCCCTGCATAATTTTAGAATTAAGCTAAGTAATAGGAAGGCAATTAATTGTCGGCGAATGGCATTTTCAGTGAAGGTGAGGCTTCCTCTAATTGCGTTCTGTTGTCGTCGATATGTTGAAGGAGACGGGACAGGTTGTCCTATTTTGTTATTTAAAGTATAAATCTATTGCTCTTTATGATGTAATTTATGTCAGTTATAATATTTTAGTTATAATTCCTAGTTACAAGTGATGGAATAGACTTCTAAAACTTTGTGGAGGAGATGCATGCTTTAATTAACACCTCCCAACTGCCTACAACTGCCTACTGGCGCTGGCGCGCACTtacatcaccagcagcgtAGTTTTAAACGATTTAATCTGAATCATCACATATATGCCCATCTTGAGTTCAACATTATCGTAGTCGGAAAAAGGATTCATTTATCAAGAGGTGGAAGGTGGCTGATTAGCGGTGTTTGAATCCTTGCTGAAGATTGTTGATTACCGTGTCCTCTTATTGCGAAGTTTAAGAGTGACCATCTTTGGCTGCATCCAGGACTAATTAGATCCTTTCTGATCCGTAATAGTTTTAACGATTTCAAGTTCGACATTCATACCCACTCCTATTGTATTAAATTTTCAGCATCGGTTCGAAAGTATTTGATAAGAAGCCTCTAAGTATCGTTCGTTAAAGCACACAGATCCACAATAATGTCATCTGATTCAGAAAATTCTGACTTCGAGGACCATGATTACTCAGACAtggaagatgatgatgaagaaatatTTGATGACTCTGAGTATGATGACATAGATTTTGATCTAAAGAACGATGATTCTGGGCTAGGGCCCTATCAAGTTACCTATTCTGTCAGAACTCTTTCTGATATTGAGAGTAAACAGAATGAACTGACGGAGCGCGTGGCAAATCTACTTCAACTCGACAAATCTAAAACCGCTTCATTACTTCATGCTTTCAAATGGCATGATGATGCACTTGTAGAAAGATACATGGAGGATCCTGAAAAGGTGCTGATCTCGGCTGGGGTCGGAGTTACTTATAATTCTGAGTCGAGCCAAGATGAggtcaccaccaccagctctcCCTCGTCTCCATATAGGCCAGACAAGGACTTCACTTGTTTTATATGTTGTTCATCACTTGAAGAAGACCCTGACTTGCTGATATTTGGTCTCTCATGTGGACATAGTGCTTGTTTGAATTGCTATAGGTACTATCTCACCCAAAAGATTTCGGAGGAGGGGCAATCTCGTAATATTCGATGTCCTGGCGATTCGAAGTGTGCATTGCTTGTAGATGAGCGAGCAGTAAAGGCTGTTGTCTTACCCGAGACGTACCAAAGGTACCTGTATGCTCTAGTAGCAACATTTGTTGATGGAAATCAACATTATAAGTGGTGCCCTGCTCCTGATTGTGACAATGCTATTGAATGTAATGTTGATTTTCAGGACCTGAAAAAGGTTGTTCCTTCAGTTAAATGTAGCTGCGGTCATGAATTTTGCTTTGGatgtggtgatgatgagcaTCAACCGGCAATGTGCGTTCTCGTCAAGAAGTGGCGCCAGAAGTGTAAGGACGACTCTGAAACAGCAAATTGGATTGCTGCTAACACTCATGACTGCCCTAATTGTAAAGCTGTGATTGAGAAGAACGGAGGATGTAATCATATGAAATGCCGTAAATGTAAGCATGAGTTTTGCTGGATTTGCTTTGGCAATTGGACAGAACATGGCACCGAATATTACAACTGCTCACGTTTCAAAGAGGATGGTGCATCCGAGCAAGCTCGCAATGAGCAGGAGACATCTAGGGCCTACCTGAAGCGCTACCTGCACTATTATAATCGATTCACTACCCATATGCAATCTAGGAAgttggaaaaaaaatcatatCTCAAGATgcagaagaaaatgactgATCTACAAGAAGACTCTGGCTTATCATGGATTGAAGTGCAATTTCTGAGTGATACCTTTCAAGCTCTCAATGAGTCACGTCGTGTGCTCATGTGGGCTTATGCGTTTGCCTATTATCTAGAACAGTCTAATACAACTACTATATTTGAGGATAACCAGAGTGATTTGGAAATGGCTGTTGAAAATCTGTCCGAACTTTTTGAAAAGCCTGTCTCGTACCTCGCAGAACAGAGGACACTGTTGATGGACAAGTGCAAATATGTTATCAACCGTCGGGCTGTTCTCCTAGAGTATGCTGCAAAGGGTCTAGCCGAGAATAGCTGGAGATTTAATACCAGTTTAGAAGATTAAATCTGGCTCATAGTTAGATTCTCCAGGCGATAATTTATATCCCCtacatatatatttatttatagcaTGCAAAACAAGATTTTTCTAATATTTCGGATATACTGTCTGAGCACCTCGTATTCTCTCCCAAGAAAATCTCAGCACTGAGGGAAAGGCTACAATATTATAAACCCACCTTAAAACCGGCCATCTCCGAATGATATAAGCAAAATTTATCAAATACAAATAATCTATACTGCAAAAAAGTCTATAcaatacaaaaatatatcctAGTAAACAACTAAACACCACGGCCTGTAGTCAGAGAACGAGAACGGCGAGAGAAAATAGACCCCGCACGACGACTACCGCCTGATTGTTGATCAACAGCCTGGACGCTTGTATCCATCCATCTCTGAGCCAGAAGACCCAGAACAAGAACCATGAGCAGGATGAATCCAACAATACCGAAGAACCAACCTAGA
This window harbors:
- the AHP1 gene encoding Ahp1p (Thiol-specific peroxiredoxin; reduces hydroperoxides to protect against oxidative damage; function in vivo requires covalent conjugation to Urm1p; GO_component: GO:0005737 - cytoplasm [Evidence IEA,IEA]; GO_component: GO:0005737 - cytoplasm [Evidence IDA] [PMID 10681558]; GO_component: GO:0005886 - plasma membrane [Evidence IDA] [PMID 16622836]; GO_function: GO:0016209 - antioxidant activity [Evidence IEA]; GO_function: GO:0016491 - oxidoreductase activity [Evidence IEA,IEA]; GO_function: GO:0004601 - peroxidase activity [Evidence IEA]; GO_function: GO:0051920 - peroxiredoxin activity [Evidence IEA]; GO_function: GO:0008379 - thioredoxin peroxidase activity [Evidence IDA,IMP,ISS] [PMID 10681558]; GO_process: GO:0045454 - cell redox homeostasis [Evidence IDA,IMP] [PMID 10681558]; GO_process: GO:0034599 - cellular response to oxidative stress [Evidence IGI] [PMID 15051715]; GO_process: GO:0055114 - oxidation-reduction process [Evidence IEA]; GO_process: GO:0010038 - response to metal ion [Evidence IMP] [PMID 12270680]) — translated: MFSRGLRLRATAAAPIFNRGFRSSVANFVQAGDKVPSVEVFEGAPSNSLNLAKETSSGKYLIVGVPGAFSPGCSARHVPGYYKNFKEFSAKGFNGVFVIAVNDAFVTGEWAKTLEAAYSPNSAIRFVADHSGEFSKEWDTLFDASKFFGNSRTKRYAAIVEDGVVKAAFVEPDSTGISVSEAESILGTL